The genomic DNA CCCCAGCGGGGGCTCAGGGGGCCGAGGCCCTTGCCCCTTTGAGAACTTGACCCCGCTCCTGGTGGCTGGGGGTGTGGCTGTGGCAGCCGCAGCCCTAATTCTTAGTGTGGCCTTCCTGGCCCGGAAAAAATGATGGCTGGTGCCCAGGTGGGGGCCCAGCCACTTCCTGTACAGACCTCAGGAATGTAGTGCATGCCGAGCTCACACACAGCTAcgtatacatacgtacatacatgatatacatatatatacgcgtttacccccacatacacacagagggagagagctggaCAGGCAAGCAATGGAAACCAGGCCCCCTCACTGGCCCCCCAGCACTTTCCCTTCCCAATCTCTGGGGCAGAAGGAGCCCAGGCTCCAGAGTTTACTGAGGAGCACAAGACAGAGCTCCAGCTTGGGGCAGGGGTCTTGGCCGGGGGCAGTGGAAAGAGTGGACTGTGAGCGTGGCCCACCGCCTCTGGGCAGGTGCGTCCACAGCGGACCCACTCATGTGCGCCAGCTTGTGCCGAGAGGCCCCAGGGCCGGGTAGGGGTCTGGGACGGGCTCTGGCAAGGGCCCAGCCCGTGTGGACACATTAAAGGGTACGGCTGTTTCACTCTCCCCATTTCCGCTCTTTGTTTGTAGCTGGGCAAGGGTGGGGGAGGTCCATCTGGGCGGAGCCGGTGCAGTGGGGCCCCATTTCTGCCCTTTGTAGctgggcagggttggggggggtgttCCACCTGGGCAGGGCCGGAGCAGTGGGGCCGCCCTGAGTCAAACAGTCACAGGGGCAGACCTTCTATGCCGCCCCTGCCCATCACCTGAACCCTGGCTGGGTGGACACACAGCCCAAAGGccggtctggggagggggggctcccATACTTCACCCGGCTTGTGCTCCAGGGGAGCCCCCGAGGCTGGGACCGCCTCACTTCCTGCCCTGAGCCTCCTCCTTTTCCTGGGGCCAGCTGGGAGCCTGGCGGGGAGGACGGAGATGGGGGCGCACGGAGGGGTTCCTCCCGCCTCTCCCAGCACCCTTTGATTCTAACAAGCGTATACATGCAATAACACAGGTAGAATAGAGCTGCTTGGTGGGTGACCAGTGCCCACGTCCATCGCCCCTCTGTGCCTGCAGGGACACTGCTCTGCAGCCCCTCCTTAGCACATCTGGTCCCAGCTTGGCCCCTGGCATGGGGACAGTGGGCAGGCTCTGGAGGGTGGCCCTGGGCACTGTGGGAGCCCGACGTGTCCTTGCCTGGCCAGCCAACCACAGGAACCCCGGGCCTGAGTGGAGGCCAAGTCTGAAATAAACTGTATTGTTCAATGGCTGGGCTGGTGTCCTCACCTACATGGGGCCGGGGGAAGGCTTCccatcgggggtggggggtggtcgcATCCACACCAGCAGGCTTTCCAGGGAAGTATGGGGAGCTTCAGGTGGCCCTCACCGGCCCCTCCTGCCACCCCTATGCCTCTGATCCTGGGCCCTGCCCCACCTCAGGCACCCACAGCCAGGCCTTGCTGCCCACCCTGACCCTAGATGGGCTCCTGCCCGCAGGCCTGGGCTGCCAGCCACGGTgcacagggcagggctgggactggAGCAGCGAGGACACGGGATGCGGCAGGGGGACCTTGCTCCCCAGGCTGACCCTCTGGCCAGCGGGGCCGGTGGGGGGTgctttctctgccactctctgcAGTGAGCTCCCGGTCTGTGGGGGGCACAGGGGACACCGTGGAGGTGGGCTTTCCCCTTCTTACCGCCCCGCTGCCCACAGCTCCCTGAGCCCACTCTGGCCAGACGTCCCACTGGACTGACCCCGGCTGTGGGCAAGACTGCAGGCGCGTGGGCTGAGGGAGCTAGGTGCCACGGGCCCCAGAAGTGCTCCCGGGGGTCTGCCACCTtgggcccctcctgcccccagcctcgTGGAGCTGGCATGCCCGCCCTCCCAGGGTGCGCACCCCATCTGGGTGTCTGCTCCTCAGGCCCAGACAGGCCCGGAAAGCTTCCTCGGAGTGAAAACATCCAAAACAGACCTGACCGCCTCGCCCGGACACGCCCCCTCCGGGTCCAGGAACCTCCTTCTGACCTGGCTGCTCCGGCTACCCGGCCACATGGGGGCGCCTGCGGGGTGGACACTGCCCAGAGGTCCGGCCTCCAGCCCAGCGGCCCGAGGGCGCCGTCTGCCCTCCGGCCACGCGGGGACACCCGCCATCCGTCTGCCGTCCAGTCCCCGCTCCCATTTTCTCCACTCTGTGGCTTGCTccttaaaaacagacaaacccCTCTGATATTTTAGAGGATTTTTGCAACGAGCAGAGGCGACCGTGAGGACGAGTCCGGAGTCCAGAGCTTGGCCTTTGACACGGATATCCCCCCGAGGCTGCCCATCGGATTCACCGGTTCACAGCACACTCAGGTGGTTTCCAAACGTTTGCAACTTCAGACACAGAGATGAAAATCCTTGTAACTCCCCTTGTCCCATGTGTCCCTGGGGTGGGACATGTGTGTGATTCAAgcacatctttcttttgttttgtggcaaaatacacgtaacataaaatgtaccatctcTTTCGTTTAAGTGTTTACCTTGAGAGAGCGCGACcgcaggagaaggggcagagacagaggatcccaggcaggctccgcactgtcagggcagagcccgactcaggggctcaaacccacgcaccgtgagatcataacctgagctgaaaccaagagtcatcgcttcaccgactgagccacccaggtgccccgaaaaagtACCCTCTTCACCGACTCTAAGCGCGCAGCCCAGGGGCACTGAGCATGAACCCTGCCGCTCCGTCTGGTGCCTGGGGGCCGGCCGTGACAGCACTGCTCCCCTCTCCACCGCGACCGGGGGTGGGGTGAAACACTCCAGCCCAAATGAGGCAAACTGCCCTCTTCTGGTGGTTTCTATTGGCACTGATCTGACGTACTCCTCTTCACAAAGTTCTTGGCCAGTCGGGTCTCCCCTTCTGTGGTTTTTCCTGTTGGTGCCGTTTGCCCGTTTTTCTGGTACACGGAACGCCTTCCTCTCATCTGCCTGGGGGACTTCTGTAGGTGTGTTGCGTACGAAGCCTGTGCCACACTGCAAACGTCTTTACTCGGCGGCCGGCTTACCTCTGGCTGGGTCTCCTGAGTGCAGAGCTTCTGAAGCCTGAGTCGATCACTCGTAACCACTGTTCCCTTCAGCGCATATGCTCGCGGATCTCGGTTAGGAGGAAGGACACTCACTTGCTTATCGCCCGCTAATATTCTCAGCATTTGCTGGCGTTTAGTAAATGccatttctcggggcgcctgggtggctcagccagtgagggtatgacttcggctcaggtcatggtctcacggtccgtgggttcgagccccgtgtccggctctgtgttgacagctcagagcctggatcctgctttggattctgtgtctccccctctctcagatatgaataaatgttttaaaaagtggcatCTTTTAATCTGTCTGGGCCTCGGGTTTTGTGTGTGGAGTCAGCCGGAAATCTAGTTACTTCTTTTCCATCAGCAGATCCGACGGAGCACAGGGTGGTCCCTGTCACGTCAATGACACCACCTCTGGCTGTCACTGGTCAGCACAGTCAAGGCCTGTTCTGAGCCTGGCTCAGCCAATGCCTGCCTGCTACCTGTTGGTGTAGCTTTGTGACATCACTTGGTAATAATctcctgtttctttatttctgatttccCCACATGCTCTGTTACTGGAGTCGCTTCCCTGGGAATGTTAGAATAAGTTGGTCGAGGTCCGGcgggccccatgtggggttctgacGCTCAGTTTCTGTCTTGTTGCGTCCGCAAACTCAGCAATGTAGGGACCTTTCCAAAATGAGGCAAAAGGTCTAAAAAAAGTACCGTGTATGAAAAAgtacacacaggggcgcctgggtggctcaggcgcttgaacgtctgacttccgctcaggtcatgatcccgtggttcgtgagtttgaggcccgagtcgggctctgtgctgacggcatggagcctgcttcagctcacctgtgcccctctctgcttctcccccactcatgctctctctcacaaatactttaaatatatatattcataaaaaaaaaaaagtacatacaacAGGGGCGGCCGGCTGGCTCagtaaagcatgagactcttgatctaggggttgtgagtttgagccccacattgggttgtagagaccacttaaaaaataaaaactttaaaaatgtacatgctCTAAATCTAAATCACACTTACAAGGACATCAGAAAAACTCAGGTGCGAGCATCGTCTCCTGGACAGAGGCGTCCACTGGCTGGATGCTGCCAGACGGggacctgcccccctccccgcgccaCGGGGGCTCCCCGGAGACCTAGAGTCTCAGCCCCTGTTTGCTGAGCCTTTTGTGCCGCAGCTAAGGTCTCCCTACGGCCATGCCATGTGGTGTCACGTGTGGGCTTCGCAGGGCACGTGTGAGCAGGTTGTGAGGACACAGGcgacgtgtgtgtgtgtccactttgttttcccctctagcaccccttcctcccccaagAGCGTGAAACTCCTCTTTGGGGAACTCCCATCCTGGCAGGTGTTCTTGGTGTGACCAGGGGGTAGAGCTGGTCACTGTCTCAGGACCCTGCCCTCCCCAGATATAGGCAAGGGGCCAAGTGCGGTCCTGTAGATCCTCTCTTCCTTGGTTGGGGCAGACTGACCAGGCACGGTGGCAATCTCACTGCCCCCGAGTCGCCGGGGTCAGTCCTCCCTGGCTTCTGGGGCTTGGTCTTCGGGGCCTGCCCTGGCCCAGCGGCCCCTGACCTCACACTCGGTCCCAGGGCCACACTGGCAGAGGCTCCTGGGTCCCAGCGTGCCTGCACATTTCTGTCTGGTGTTTTGGCCAAGGCAGGGCTGGCGAGGGCTGTCAGGATTGCTGCGCAGGGTGAGGGGCTGTGCCGCCTGCCTGGTGGCCGCAGCACAGCGAGGGACTGTTGCCAGGAGAACAGCTTCCCCTCGGGCTGCTGCAGAGAACGCTCGGGTGATGTCCCTGGGACCCATCTGGGAACAAAGGATGAGTGTGAGCCAGCAGCTGCCTCCCCCCAGCTCGGTGGTACCTGGAGGTGTTTGAGGGGAACCCCATTCAGACTCTCCTCTGGGTCCTCCCATCCACCCGCTGATCCCTGTCCTAACGTCCTGGGCAGGACACGCAGCCTGCCTGTCACATCACCTCACTCCAGGCCACCAAACTGCCCACTTGTCTGACATCTTCCAGCCACACCCTGCCAGCCCGGGGGCGGGTGGGGAACCAGCTACTCCCACCCTGTCAACAGCACCACCGAGCTCTACACTAGGTGAAGGGATCCTGTGCTCCCAGCCCACTGCCCTGGCCTCAGCAGCCCCCCATGCCCTAGGGGCTGCCATTTGCCACCCCCTGCTGTCTGGTTCAGGGCCTACAGGACTCACGAGTGCCTGGGGTCTAAGTCTCCAGACCTCACCCGGCCCAGCCTCAGCCAAAGAAAAACCAGGAGCTGAGGGGTCCAAGCCCAGCTGGGAAGAGGGGTGCATCTGGGGCCAGAGACATGAGTCACCTGGCAGGCGGCCTGGCCGGCAGGGCTGCCCATAACACACCGGCCCTGAGAGAGAGGCCAGTCCCAAGTCTCCTGAGGTCCACCCAGTGGTTGGGCTGAGCTAATGGGGGTGGAGGGCGAGGGGGGGCTTGTAAGTTTGGAGGGTGTTCTCAGGAGGGGAGTGCTGGGCAAACAGTGCATCTGGTGCCCATGGGCTTTGAGGGACAGTTAGGAGTCTGACAGACAAGGAGGAACTCTAGCATTTCAAAGGGAGGCCTAGCCGGTGCAAAGGCACCTAGGACAAGGCTCAGACATGCTCTGAGAATGAGGAAGTTgctaaggaaggaaggaggggagactgGGGGTCCTGAGGCATCGGTCAGCCCGCCTGCTGGAAGGTCCTCCAGGAATGGCTCCTCACGCACCCACCCTTCCTCCATCTGGGGCAATTTCCATGGACAGGAACGAAACGACAAAACCTTTTCCTGGCGCGTGACGACAGGTCATGTGATCCCTGCACCTTGTGTTTCAGGATCcctgaacaaaaagcaaaaccccGGGTTCAAGGGCATCCCTACACCTCCAGCAGAGCCTCTGTGCTCAGTCCCCAAGCACCCCTCCAACCTTACCTGCCCCACCTGAGCAGTCACTATTGGAGGACGAGGTTCCCAAAGAGCTTGTAGACGATGCCCCAGAACTCCACGCCCATGAGCCCCATACCCCGAGACCTtatgtgtgactctgggcaaagGCCTAGGGAAGAGGCTCAGCAGGATGGAAATGGGAGGTGCCCCCTCCACGGGGCCCTAGAGGGGGAGGCCCTTCCTCTTGGGCCTGGATCCTTCCCAGGAGACAGTCATCCAGATGTGGGCCACTGGCTGCAGACCTGTCTGGTCCGCCGAGGCCCTCCTGTGTTCCACCCCTGGGAGGAAGGGTTACCTGCCAGTCTTTCCCTCTGCAGCAGCCCCAATCACACCCAAAGCAGGACCTGAGTAGCACCCTCTCCTCGCCTGCTGAGGTGAGGGGGGTCTAAGGGGCAGGGGGGCTGACCCACTGGAATGGGAACCCACTCAGGAAGTAGGCAGATGAGCCAGCACAGCTGGGTGTGTGCAGAGGGCAAGAGACCACAAGCCCACCTGGGGGGcacccccacctcaggctcaCCCCAGTCACCATGACGGGGCCTCGGGCATCATCCCGTCCAGGTCCTTACTGTCCACAGGGACACATACCGAGTGGCAGGCTGCTGCCAGACCCGGAATGAGGCTCCTGGTTGGCAAGGCCCCATATCAGCACACCTGTCCCTGTGCAGGCTGCCCACCTCAACTCCACATGCCACAGGGGACCCAGACCCTTACAGGTGCCTGTGCTGGGAGCCGCTGAGGGGCCCAAGCACGCCGCCCTGGACTGGGGTCAGGGTCATGCACACGTGCGAGAGCAAGAGCGCACATACAGGGGACGTGGACTAGGTGTGCTCCGCCTGCTGGGGTGGGTGGGTCCAGCCGGCAGGCATCGTGCAAGGGCCTGGGTGTGCAGTGGGGCGCACGCtggtgcacacacatgcatacaacAGCCTTGCTGCACGGTGTCACAGCCAGGCTTCCTTTTCCATCCTCTTAGCGATGGAGACGACCAAAGTGGCTTAATGAGCCTGTGATGCAGGAGGAGGTAGGTGCTAGGGCTGccctggggtggtggtggggggtgggggggacagtgCCAGCAGGAGGATCCCGTGGTCCCTGCTGCAGCCTGGCATCTCCAGCCCCTGGGTCCCACGAGTGTGCATGGCGGGGAAGCTCTTCATGTGGCTAGGCCTAGCTTGTGGTCTGACCTTAGTCCTGTTGGTTTCCATCCAAAGTCCCTCACCCACCCAACACGgctcctgtcccctgtcccctgtcctgaGGCCCTGCCAGCGCCAGGAGGCCCTAGCTCCTGCTTCACTCTGGAGGGAGGGTCCTGCAGGGGTTGAGGTCCTGACTGTGTCGCTGCTAGTCAGGACTCCTGGGAGTGTGGGGCTTAGCCAGGCAGAGGACAGAGCCAGGGGCGGTGGAGGAGGTGTGCCCAGGAGATGCACCTTGGCCTAGACTCACCCTCTCTGGCATTTCTTACCCATGACCAAGGTTTCCCTACTCAGGGCAGAGGCTGGCAGGACCTTGGGGGAACCCTGCTGCCCGCCCCTCCACCCTGGAAGCAGGGGGTCCTGGAGGTGGCCTGTGGGGCCAAAGGGTGAAGCTGCTTCTCTTAACTATCAGCTTGCGCCCaagcccttccctgctctccagcCCAGGCCTTAGAGAACACCCAGGAATCTGCTGATGGCCCATCCGACTGCCTCCTAGACAATCTATGGAAACACTGCTCCAAATGCAGCTTGGCCAAACAACATCCTAGATTTCCTTACCAAACTCAGCACCCTGAAGCATCTCAGGAAGTGATACCCACATTCCTCCAGGGACTCATTGAGCCCCAGTGACCCTGGATACCTCTGTCTCCCCACAACCATCCTGGGGAGGCAGAACCCATCCATACTGCCCCTGCTTCCGTGGACACCTGCAcacccctccctggcctccagactcccaccctgccctcaccAGGCCCACCCTCCGTGCCCCAGGTGAGCGGTTCATCCAGCTCCTCAGATGTGCCCCCCTATTACCCATCTGAGCTcccaccccggcccccaccccctctccccgtTAGCCTGCCCACTCCACTGCTCTTCTCACTAACAAACGAATGTCACCTTCTCTGAATCCATATCCCAGCCCTCACCCCCAAGACATGAGCCCCACTGGGCAGGGCGCTTTGCCCCTGGCATTCCACGTTATGTCTTCAGTCTCAGTGACCAAGTATTAAATGTCCAAATCCACGAGGCAGCGACCATCATCCACGGGAAGGGACCCTGGtccgctggggggggggggggacaccttcGCCTACAGGGAGGGACCTCCATCAACGAGGAGAGACCTTGATGTACAGGGAGGGGTCTTCGTCCACAGGGAGAGACCCACGTCCACGGAGCGCAGACCTCCGTCCACAGGCAGGGGTCTTCTCTCCCGGTTCACGCTCCTGCCCCAAGGGACGAGGGAGGCACCGTGCTCCTGACTGTGTCCAGGGGCCGGGCCAGGGGTGTGCTCGGGGCCGCTGAGGCGTCCCGCCGGGAAGTCAGCCCGCGCTCTGGGGCCGAGGTCTGAGCCCCCGGACGCCCTCCGCCCCGCTCACGGAGCTGGAGGGGGCTCGGGCCTAGGGCGCAGTCGCACGGGGCGGACTCCGCCCCTGACGCGcgctggggggcggggccgggagggagGAGGCACGGCGCGTGAGCCTGGCGCCGCATTGGCCCCGTAGCGAAGCGCCGCGACACGTGACCGGCGATCCCGGaccgcgcgcgcacacacgcacgtaCACTTCACGCACGCGCAGGCCGCACCGGCCCCGGCCGAACCCATGGCGTCCGAGCGGCTGCAGAGCCGGCCCGCCTGCCTGCTGGTGGCCAGCGGCGCCGCCGAGGGTGAGGCTCGCGAGGGCGGGCGGGCGCCCAGCCGCGCCGGCGGGGAGGCAGGTGGAAGCCCCGCCGTGGAGAGGGAGCGTCGCCAGTGTCCCGGGCGCGGGGGCGCTGGCTGACCGCAGGGGGGCCCCGCGCCTCGGCGTTTCTGTGGGAAGAGAGCGGGTCCCGGGCTGGCGCCCGCAGGTGCCGCCTCGGGGGCGGGCAGGCCTcagtgtggggaggggcggggggtttctgaggggccgggtggggggggcggcAGCCCCGGGGGCCGGGGCCTTCCGGAGCACGTGGGTCATGAGCCTGTGCCCACCTGTCTGCTGGCTGGCCCTGCGCACACCCAGGAGGGTGAGGGGTTGGAGAAGTTTGGTTCTGGGGGCCGGAAATGTGCGGGGGCAGAGAACCCTCAGACCCGCCAGGTGGTGAAGGCACCAGGAGGGGCCGGCGTGGGGCTCGAGCAGGACAGCGGGGCTGGTGGGTCTGCGATTCCGTGCAGATTCTCGCTCAGGGCCAGCAGGGAAGGAACGAACCGACGGGCGGGGAGGCAGCCGACTGTACCGAGCATCTGTGCTTCCTTTGTCGGAGGGAAGTGATGAGCCCTTGGTCACGTGGTGGGGGAGGTGGCGACCCAGGGTTGGGACCTGGGGTCTGGCTCTGGAGCCTGGTCTCCTTGTATTCTAGAGGCGcaagagggtgagggagaggattGCAGGTCGTGGAGTCACTGTGTGCTGAGCCCCAGGGGCCCTGAGCGCTGTGCCCACACTGAGGGTGGGAGGAGCCACGGGGAACGGGGTCGGTCCTGGAGTGGCAGGTTGGGGGGTACAACCAAAGGTGGCTGGTTGGAGTGGATGAGGGTGAGGAGGCGTTGGGCCAGCTTGGCTGTGCGGTGCGGAAGGGATGTTGAGGACGTGGGGTGGGGGCACAGCTCTGACCAGGCCACGAGGCACTGTAGGCAGGATGAGGGTTCCGGCCAGAGTCCCTTGAGGAGGCCCTGGGGTGAAGCAGTGTTCAAGGAACTGAGAGCACAATCAGGCAAAGTCTGGGGGATGATTTGTGGGTACTGTCTTTGCTCAGCGCGTGCACTCTGCTCCATACGTATTAGTACAAAAGGACGAATAAAGATAGAGAAGAGGTTTAGGGGTGGGGTCGGGGATTGGGGTAAAGGTGGAAGGGTGCACACCAGTCCTGTTTAGAAGCAGATAGCTCCAGCCCCAGCAGCCAGGAATCTTGTGGGCCAGACGTGGACAGAAGAGGGCTGTGAGCAGCactggggatgggggcagggtcCGGGAGCCAAGTGTCCTTCAGTGAGGGCGAGGCCTGCCCGAGGGGAGTGAAGAGGGTCCCGCTGACCTTTGCCCACCCCCCAGGACATAGGGCTTGCTCAGTGTTGCCTCTCCCTGGCTGAATgtagggggagtggggggtgggctcAGTCGATGCCCTTGGGTTTGCACTTGGGTTTGCCTTCTGGAAAGGCCTTTAGTAGTCAGGCCAGGGAGACAGCCTGTcctttgggggtggggcctgTGGGCTGGGGCTGTGAGAGGGGGTCCTCCATTGGGGTGGGGGACCAGGAGAAGACTCCAGGCTGGAGCTGGGAGTGTGTGCCCTGCTGCCCCTCGTGCTGCCCCCAGAGCCTCGTGGCCTTTTGAGAGCCGTGTTCACCTTGCAGGTGTGTCCGCCCAGTCCTTCCTGCACTGCTTCACGTTGGCTGGCGCCGCCTTCAACCTGCAGGTGGCCACCCCTGGGGTGAGTCCAGCCAGACGCACGGACGGGCTCCTACCTTTTTGGGGGTGAGGCCGGGGGAGTGCTGTTTGtctcagggaggagcagggagcctCAGGTTGACGTGACCCCGAGAGAGGTGGCCGGGCTGAGGACTCGGACCTTGGTGGCATCGTCAAGCTCTGGCCCCACTGTGGTGCGGGAGACCTTTTGTCGTAGGTCAGCGCCTGCACACGTGCGCGAGGGTGGTATGGACCTTCACCGGTTCTCCAGTTTTCTGTGGCGTGGGCTTTAGGGGTCACAGCGATGCCTCGAGTGTCTGTCACTTGGCATGTTTCCGTTGTCGTCCCCAGTGGGACAGTTGCTGCCACCTTATGGGTGGGAGATGAGGGCCAGCAAGGGGTGGCTGGGGGGGTGCGGCGaggaggggtgaggggctgggctgTCGGTGCCTTTGTCCCCGAGCTCTCGTCAGCCTCTGAAGTCCCTGTGAACCGACAGTGGGGTGTCTGCCTCTCGGTGCTCCTGCAGGGGAGGACCATAGACTTCGTGGACGTTAACGACAGCAACGCCCGCTGGGTGCAGGATTTCCGCCTCAAGGCCTACGCGAGTCCCGCCAAGCTGGAGTCCATTGATGGTGAGGGGCCCCGGGGGCCAGAACCTTGGGGGCTCGAGGTGCGGGATCCCGGGGGGGTTCGTGGCCTCCAGAGTGCTCCCTTGCTTCTGTTTCTGACGCACTTGCCGCGGAGCGCCATGACCGAGCCGCCCGCGTCCTCGCTGTCTGTGACCGAACTGCCGTGGTCTCCCCCCAGGTGCCCGGTACCACGCCCTCCTGATTCCCAGCTGTCCCGGGGCCCTGGCCGACCTGGCCAGCAGCGGGTCCCTGGCCCGCATCCTCCAGCACTTCCGCTCAGAGAGCAGTAGGTGACCCCTGGGACTGGGGATGTGCGTGGGGCGGCACCAACGGCCGGGAGAGGCCAGTGGGGATGGTTTGGGGGGGCAGACAGGGCAGACGCAGAGAGCCTCTGACTGACCATGAGGGCGCACGTGCTTGCacgcacaggtgcacacacacgcgGCGGGGcgcccctccctgtgccccccacCACGTGCCCCTCGGTCGCTCCCCCTGTGTGTGACCTCTTCCTGGCCTCCGTGGGGGCTGGTGGCTGTTTCCC from Panthera tigris isolate Pti1 chromosome D1, P.tigris_Pti1_mat1.1, whole genome shotgun sequence includes the following:
- the GATD1 gene encoding glutamine amidotransferase-like class 1 domain-containing protein 1 isoform X2, producing MASERLQSRPACLLVASGAAEVLPALLHVGWRRLQPAGGHPWGESSQTHGRAPTFLGGRTIDFVDVNDSNARWVQDFRLKAYASPAKLESIDGARYHALLIPSCPGALADLASSGSLARILQHFRSESKPICAVGHGVAALCCATNEDRSWVFQGYSVTGPSVYELVRAPGFARLPLIVEDFVKDAGASFSASEPDAVHVVLDRHLVTGQNASSTVPAVQNLLFLCGSR
- the GATD1 gene encoding glutamine amidotransferase-like class 1 domain-containing protein 1 isoform X1 encodes the protein MASERLQSRPACLLVASGAAEVLPALLHVGWRRLQPAGGHPWGESSQTHGRAPTFLGGRTIDFVDVNDSNARWVQDFRLKAYASPAKLESIDGARYHALLIPSCPGALADLASSGSLARILQHFRSESKPICAVGHGVAALCCATNEDRSWVFQGYSVTGPSVYELVRAPGFARLPLIVEDFVKDAGASFSASEPDAVHVVLDRHLVTGQNASSTVPAVQNLLFLCGSRK
- the GATD1 gene encoding glutamine amidotransferase-like class 1 domain-containing protein 1 isoform X3 — translated: MASERLQSRPACLLVASGAAEGVSAQSFLHCFTLAGAAFNLQVATPGGRTIDFVDVNDSNARWVQDFRLKAYASPAKLESIDGARYHALLIPSCPGALADLASSGSLARILQHFRSESKPICAVGHGVAALCCATNEDRSWVFQGYSVTGPSVYELVRAPGFARLPLIVEDFVKDAGASFSASEPDAVHVVLDRHLVTGQNASSTVPAVQNLLFLCGSRK
- the GATD1 gene encoding glutamine amidotransferase-like class 1 domain-containing protein 1 isoform X4: MASERLQSRPACLLVASGAAEGVSAQSFLHCFTLAGAAFNLQVATPGGRTIDFVDVNDSNARWVQDFRLKAYASPAKLESIDGARYHALLIPSCPGALADLASSGSLARILQHFRSESKPICAVGHGVAALCCATNEDRSWVFQGYSVTGPSVYELVRAPGFARLPLIVEDFVKDAGASFSASEPDAVHVVLDRHLVTGQNASSTVPAVQNLLFLCGSR